One part of the Acinetobacter sp. XS-4 genome encodes these proteins:
- the catA gene encoding catechol 1,2-dioxygenase encodes MNRQQIDALVKQMNVDTAKGEVDARVQQIVVRLLGDLFQAIEDLDIQPSEVWKGLEYFTDAGQANELGLLAAGLGLEHYLDLRADEADAKAGVTGGTPRTIEGPLYVAGAPETVGFARMDDGTESGKIDTLIIEGTVTDTDGNILENAKVEVWHANSLGNYSFFDKSQSDFNLRRSILTDADGKYVALTTMPVGYGCPPEGTTQALLNKLGRHGNRPSHVHYFVSAPGFRKLTTQFNIEGDEYLWDDFAFATRDGLVATAVDVTDPAEIQRRGLDHAFKHITFNVELVKDAEAAPSTEVERRRASA; translated from the coding sequence ATGAACCGTCAACAAATTGATGCGCTTGTAAAACAAATGAATGTCGACACAGCTAAAGGCGAAGTCGATGCACGTGTTCAGCAAATTGTAGTGCGCCTTCTCGGGGATTTATTTCAAGCCATCGAAGATTTAGACATCCAACCTTCAGAAGTATGGAAAGGTCTGGAATATTTTACCGATGCAGGTCAAGCAAACGAACTTGGACTTTTAGCAGCTGGCTTAGGTTTAGAGCACTATCTTGATTTACGTGCAGATGAAGCTGATGCAAAAGCTGGCGTTACTGGTGGTACACCTCGTACCATTGAAGGCCCACTTTACGTAGCTGGTGCTCCTGAAACCGTTGGTTTTGCACGTATGGATGATGGTACCGAGTCTGGCAAAATTGATACCTTAATTATTGAAGGTACCGTGACTGATACTGATGGCAATATCCTTGAAAATGCTAAAGTTGAAGTATGGCATGCCAATAGCTTGGGTAATTACTCATTCTTTGATAAGTCTCAATCTGACTTTAACTTACGCCGTAGTATTTTGACTGATGCTGATGGTAAATATGTTGCATTAACTACGATGCCAGTGGGTTATGGTTGCCCTCCAGAAGGTACAACTCAAGCCCTTCTTAACAAGTTAGGCCGTCATGGTAACCGCCCATCTCACGTTCACTACTTCGTTTCTGCGCCAGGTTTCCGCAAGCTTACAACTCAATTCAATATTGAGGGTGATGAATACTTATGGGATGACTTTGCTTTCGCAACACGTGATGGCTTAGTTGCAACAGCAGTTGATGTAACTGACCCAGCTGAAATTCAACGCCGTGGTTTAGATCATGCTTTCAAACACATTACATTTAATGTCGAACTTGTGAAAGATGCTGAAGCTGCACCTTCAACAGAAGTTGAACGTCGCCGCGCTAGCGCTTAA
- a CDS encoding 3-oxoacid CoA-transferase subunit A — protein sequence MIDKSKSSLSEVLSQIKDGATILIGGFGTAGQPAELIDGLIELGIKDLTIVSNNAGNGDYGLAKLLKAGSVKKVICSFPRQADSYVFDELYRAGKVELEVVPQGNLACRIQAAGMGLGAVFTPTGFGTLLAEGKETRQIDGKDYVLEYPIKADFALIKAYKGDRWGNLVYRKSARNFGPIMAMAADVTIVQVSEVVELGGLDPEHIITPGIFVQHVVQVQPAQ from the coding sequence ATGATTGACAAAAGTAAGTCCTCTCTTAGCGAGGTACTATCGCAGATTAAAGATGGTGCAACCATTCTGATTGGTGGTTTTGGTACCGCAGGACAACCCGCTGAACTCATTGACGGACTCATTGAACTGGGTATTAAAGATTTAACGATTGTCAGCAATAACGCCGGTAATGGCGATTATGGTCTGGCTAAACTGCTTAAAGCTGGTTCGGTTAAAAAAGTAATCTGTTCTTTCCCACGTCAGGCAGACTCTTATGTGTTTGATGAACTGTACCGTGCTGGAAAGGTTGAGCTTGAAGTGGTACCGCAAGGTAATCTGGCTTGCCGTATTCAGGCAGCCGGTATGGGATTAGGTGCTGTGTTTACCCCAACAGGCTTTGGAACACTTTTAGCTGAAGGCAAAGAAACCCGCCAGATTGATGGTAAAGACTATGTACTCGAATATCCAATTAAGGCTGACTTTGCCTTGATTAAAGCTTACAAAGGCGACCGCTGGGGTAATCTGGTTTACCGTAAATCTGCACGTAACTTTGGCCCAATTATGGCCATGGCTGCAGATGTCACCATTGTTCAGGTTTCTGAAGTGGTTGAGCTAGGTGGATTAGATCCAGAGCACATCATCACCCCAGGTATCTTTGTACAGCATGTTGTACAAGTACAGCCCGCACAATAA